The Aureimonas populi genome includes the window TATCGATGCCCGGGGCCGCCGAATTGAACAGCGACGTCGGCGCGTCGATCTTCTGGTCGGAATGGTTGAAATCGAGCGAGGCGCGCAGGCGCTCGCCACGGTAATCGAGGCCCAGGGAGCCGACGCCAACCTCCTGGTCGTTCCTGTCCAGAGCCGTTTCGCCGTTGCGATAGGAGCCGTTCGCCCGCACGCCCCACTCTCCATTGGGGCCGAAGCGGCGACCAACATCGAAATGCGGCCACACCTGCGTATCGCTGAGATAGGTGGTCGTGAGGCGCGTGAGCGGTTCGTCGGGCGCGCGCTTGGGAATGAGATTGATCGTACCGCCAACGCGCCCGACGCCGCCATTCAACAGCGTCGTGGGGCCCTTCAGGATCTCGACCCGCTCGACGCCTTCGAGAAAGCTGCGTCGCGGATTGGCGATGTAGAACAGGCCGTCATAGGCCGTATCGAGATTGGTGACCGAGAACCCCCGGATGAAGAAGGAATCGCGCTCGCTGAAGGGAGGCGCGTCGTTGCGCACCGAGGAGTCGTTCAGCACGACGTCCGCGAGAGAGCGGGCCTGCTGATCCCGGATCAGTTGCTCCGTGTAGCCGGTGACGTTGAAGGGCGTCTCCATGATGGAGCGGTTGCCCAAAACGCCGAGCCGGACGCCGGACCCGACCTGACCTCCCGCATAAGGCGCCGGAGGCTGCCCCACGGTGCCCGTCGCCGGAGGCTGCCCGCCGGAGCGCCACCCCTCGATCACCACGGGGTCGAGCGCGATGGTGCCGGGCGAAGAGGGAACAGGCTCCGCTTGAACCGGTTCGCTGCCTTGCTGAGCCTGGTTCGCTTCCTGCCCCAGCGCCGAGACAGACGTGATCGCCAGAAGCGAAACACCTGCCAGAGCCCCGCACCCCCGTCCACGCGAGAACAACCGCAACCTTATCGTCGACATAATCCGGCCCCCTTTCCGACTTGAATCCCCGTTTCCCTCCTTATGCACCAAGTACAGTTTCCGCAAGTTGGAATTGTTGTTTAGAATCAATACAAGGAACTATTATAATCATTCTAATTATGACAGTTCATCTTACCCTTGCCACCTGACACAAGGCGCTTGCGTCACTACGGGCCGTGGAGACCGACGGACGGATATTCGGAAGCGTTCCGAATTTTCCGAAGGCTGCGATGAGCTGTGAGGTGGATGGCGAGCCGACCTCGTTTGGATTGCGGGCGGGAACCGTCAGCACGCCATGCCGCCAGATGCGCTCGACCCGCCCGTCGCTGACCACCCAGCCCGCCTGGCTGCGCCGAAGCGCCGCGATGCGGCGGTCGCCGTAGCGACCGTACGTCTGGCAAGGGCAACGATATCTTCGGTCAGTTGCTGCTCGTCGTCCCGGCCGGTCGGGATGTGACGCTGCATCGATCAATGCTGCCCCGGCACGCGGCTCTATCAGGCGCTCCAACACTCTCGGCGCAACAGCCATGACATGGTCGATGCTGGTACGACGGCGGTCCGAAGAGGCTTGCGACTCTTCGAACGGCGCCAGAAGTCGCCCGTTGCGGCCCTGAAAGGAACACGCCCGAGGCCGGCCCCTGGCTTCGCGTGAGCCCGTTCCCGGCCCAAGCCCGCCGCTCCGCCCCGCGTGATCCGGCGTCCTATCGCGCGAGCATCTCCCGGACGCGCTCGGCCAGCAGTTCGACGGTGAAGGGCTTGGTGAGCACCGCCATGTCCGGGCCGAGGCGGCCATTGCCCAGGGCCGTGTTCTCGGCGTAGCCGGTGATGAACAGGACTTTCAGTTCCGGCCGCCCCTGGCGCGCCGCATCCGCCATCTGCCGGCCGTTCATGCCGCCCGGCAGGCCCACGTCGCTCACGAGAAGATCGATCCGCACGCCAGACTCCAGGATCTCCAGCCCCGAGACACTGTCGATCGCCTCGATCACGGTGTAGCCGAGCTCCCGGAGCACGTCTGTCACCAGCATGCGAACGGTCGGCTCGTCGTCGACCACCAGCACGGTCTCGCCCTGCTCCGAACGCGACAGCGCGCGCTCCTGCGCCGGCAGGTCCTCGATGTCGCCGTCGATATGATGCCGGGGCAGGTAGAGGCATATGGTCGTCCCCTCACCCACCTCCGAAGAGATGCGCACCTGGCCGCCCGACTGCCGGGCGAAGCCGTAGATCATCGACAGGCCCAGCCCCGTGCCCTCCCCCATCGGCTTGGTGGTGAAGAAGGGCTCGAAGACCTTCTCCCGGATCTCGGGCGCGATGCCGGTCCCGGTATCGGTCACGCAGAGCGACAGATACTGGCCTTCGGGCAGGTCGTGGGTTCTCGCCCCTTCGGGGTCCATCCACTTGTTCGCGGCCTCTATCGTGATGCGCCCCCCGGCCGGCATCGCGTCGCGCGCATTGATGCACAGGTTCAGAAGCGCGTTCTCGAGCTGCGACGGGTCCACCAGCGCGGGCCAGAGGCCCGGGGCGCCCACGACCTCCAGTTCCACGGACGGGCCGACGGTGCGGCGGATCAGCTCCTCCAGCCCGGCGATCAGCCGGTTGACGTTCGTCGGTTTTGGATCGAGCGTCTGCCGCCTGGAGAAGGCCAGCAGACGATGGGTCAGCGCCGCCGCGCGCCTCGTCGCCCCCTGCGCGGCGGCCATGTAGCGCTCGACATCGTCGTTTCGGCCCTGGGCGAGCCGTTTGGCCATCAGCTCGAGGCTTCCCGAGATGCCGGCCAGAAGATTGTTGAAGTCATGCGCCAGCCCGCCGGTGAGCTGGCCGACGGCCTCCATCTTCTGCGACTGGCGCAGCGCCTCCTCGGCCTCGAGCAGTTCGCTGGTGCGCTCCGAAACCCGCCGTTCCAGCTCGTCGTTCAAGGCGCGCAGCATGGCGATCGCCCGGTCGCGCTCCGCCTCCACCGCACGGCGCTCGTCGACATCGATGAGCACGCCGGGAAAGCGCGACGGGGTGCCGTCCCCGGCATGGTCGACGCGGCCGTTCGCCTCGATCCAGTAATAGTTCCCGTCCTCTCGGCGGACGCGATACTGATGCGCGTAGGCGCCCCCTCGGGCGATGACCTCGTCGATGGCGGCGACGAGGCCGTCCCGGTCGTCGGGATGCACCGTGGCGATGATCTGCTCCAGCGGAATCCCGCTATGGCCCAGGGCCGGGTCGAGGCCGAAACTGCGCGCGAACGCGGCATCGACGGTGAAGCGGTCGGTGGGCAGGTCCCAGAACCAGGTGCCGATGATCGCGCCCGCGCTCAGCGCCAGTTGGACACGCTCGGCATTGACGCGGTCGCGCTGCTGCGCAGCCAGAAGGGCGGTGGTCTCATAGGCGACGTCGAGCATGCCCATGACCACGTCGCCGTCGCGCAGCGGGCTGTAGGAGAAGGTCCAGTAGGTGTCCTCCCGATAGCCGTTGCGGGTCATGACGAGATGCAGGTTCTCCAGATGCACCGTCTCGCCCGCCATCGCCCGAGCGACCAGCGGCGCGATGTCGCTCCAGACATCGTGCCAGACCCGATCTATCGGCTGCCCGAGCGCCTCGGGATGGCGCGCGCCGAGAAAAGGCATGTAAGCCTGATTGTACAGGAAGGTCCGCTCCGGGCCCCAGATCGCGCACATGCCGAAACCGCTCGACATGAGGAGGTCGTAAGTGGTGCGCAGCGCCGGGGACCACGTCTCCCTGGAACCGAGGGGTGTTCGCCCCCAGTCGAAGCTCTCGAAATATGTCGTCAAGATCGGCCCCTGATTCGAACCCGGGCGAACCGGCGCGGCAGGCTACACCCTTAGTCTCATAGGCCGAAAGCGAACAGTCCGGGTCGATACGGAGCCTGGCCCGGCCGCAGACCGCTCCACCGCACGGAAGGAGAGCGTCGGATGGCCTGGATCCATGGAGGCAGGAAGGCGCGAGGGCGGGCCGGAACGCCCTCGCGCCACGCGCGGATATTCACGCCAGGAGCGTCTCCCGCTCTTGCCGCGAGGCGGCCATGCGGGCGCGCGCTTGCGCAAGGACGGCCGGCGAGGCGGTTTCCGGCAACCCGGCGCCGAAGGGAGGCGCGGGCGCGTATTCCAGCGAAAGCTGGATCGTCTCGGCCTCCTCCCGCCCCAGAAGCTCGGCGATGACCGCAAGGCCGAAGTCGATGCCCGATGTCACGCCGCCCGCCGTGATGATCGGCCCGTCCCGGACGACCCGCTCCCGAACCGGAATGGCGCCGAGGCGAGGGAGAAAGTCGTGCGCGTTCCAGTGGGTGGTGGCCCGTCGCCCCGAAAGCAGCCCCGCCTGCCCCAGAACGAGCGATCCGGTGCAGACCGAGGTGACGAAGCGGGCCTTCGACGCCTTGTCCCGAACGAAGGCGAGCACCTCGCCATCGGTCATGAGCGCATTGACGCCGCTGCCACCCGGCACGCAGAGCACGTCGAAGTCCGGCGCGTCGGCGAGGCGCGTGTCCGGCTGGAGCACGAGGCCCGTCGCCGAGCGGATGGGGGCGAGATCCTTCCAGACAAGATGGACCTCGGCATCCCTGGCCGAGGCGAACACCTCGTAGGGCCCGGTGAGGTCGAGCTGCTGGACGCCGGGAAAGCAGAGGATACCGAAGCGAAGGATCATGGGCGCGTTTCCTGTCTTGACGGATAGAGCCTATCGCGGAATGCAATGGCCGTTGCGCCAATCATCGCTCGTTTCATGCCAGCCGCTCAGCCTCACCGTGTCGAGATCCTCGCCTTTGCCGATGCCCAGCTCCTGGACGTGACGGGACCTGCGCAGGTCTTCGCCACGGCCAACGACCTCACGCCGGCGGGCATGCCGAAGCCCTACCGGATCACGATCGTCTCGCAGGTCCCCGAGATCGTTACCAGTTCGGGCATCGTGCTTCGGTCCGATGGGCTCCCCGAAGGCGGAGTCGGGCCTGGGACGCTGATCGTCTCGGGCGGACACGGCGTGAACGCCGCCTGCCGGGACGCGTCCCTGATCGGCTGGCTGCGCCGGCGCGCGGGCGCATCATCGCGGGTGGCGTCCGTATGCAGCGGCGCCTTTCTTCTGGCCGAGGCCGGGCTGCTGGATGGCCGGCGCGCGGTGACGCATTGGCAGCGTTGCGCCGAGTTCGCCGCGAGGTTTCCCGCCGTTCTGCTCGATCCCGATCCGATCTTCGTGCAGGACGGACCGGTCTGGACATCGGCGGGCATCACCGCCGGGATCGATCTGGCGCTGGCAATGGTGGAGGCGGATCGCAGCCGGGCGCTGGCGCTGGCGGTTGCGCGTCAGCTCGTCGTGTTCCTCAAGCGCCCGGGCGGGCAGGCGCAATTCTCCACCGCCCTCGCCTTGCAGGAATCCGACGGGACGTTCGAGCGACTGCATGGCTGGATAGCCGCGAATCTCCACCGCGACCTCTCCCTCCAGGCGCTCGCCGACGAGGCCGGCATGAGCCTTCGCAGCTTCTGCCGGCGATACCGCGCCAGCACCGGCCGCACACCGGCGGAAGGCGTCGAGATGATCCGCATCGAGAGTGCCCGTCGTCATCTGGAGGATGGGGCGAGCGTGGCGCGCGCCACGTCACGCTGCGGCTTCGGCTCGACGGAGACCATGCGGCGCGCCTTCCTGCGGCGTCTCGGGGTCGGTCCGAACGCCTATCGCGACCGCTTCCACGGATAGCCCGCCCCATGGCCGCGATGGCGGGCGATCCGCCACCCTCGGGCACCGGAGGCGGCTTTCGAGAGACCGTCACGTCGCTTTTCCGATCAAGGCTCTACCAGGCGGCCATGGTCGTGGCTGCGATCGGTCAGCGTCTCGATGACGCGGCAGTCGGCTACGCGGCCGCTGGCGCATTCCCGCACCATCTTTTCCAGCTCCGCCCGCAGGAGCTCGAGGCTTGCGATCCGCTTCTCCACATCGCGCAGCCGCGCCCTGGCGATGGCGTCGGCACTCTCGCAGGACCGGTCCGGGTCGTCCTGCAATGTCAGCAAGGTGCGGATCGCCTCGACGTCGAAGCCCAGTTCGCGCGCATGGCGGATGAAGGCGAGACGGGTGATATCCGCTTCGT containing:
- a CDS encoding DJ-1/PfpI family protein, with product MILRFGILCFPGVQQLDLTGPYEVFASARDAEVHLVWKDLAPIRSATGLVLQPDTRLADAPDFDVLCVPGGSGVNALMTDGEVLAFVRDKASKARFVTSVCTGSLVLGQAGLLSGRRATTHWNAHDFLPRLGAIPVRERVVRDGPIITAGGVTSGIDFGLAVIAELLGREEAETIQLSLEYAPAPPFGAGLPETASPAVLAQARARMAASRQERETLLA
- a CDS encoding MerR family transcriptional regulator, which produces MQARDYSIGEAARESGVKVPTIRYYEEIGLLPGIARGRSNRRFYDEADITRLAFIRHARELGFDVEAIRTLLTLQDDPDRSCESADAIARARLRDVEKRIASLELLRAELEKMVRECASGRVADCRVIETLTDRSHDHGRLVEP
- a CDS encoding hybrid sensor histidine kinase/response regulator — encoded protein: MTTYFESFDWGRTPLGSRETWSPALRTTYDLLMSSGFGMCAIWGPERTFLYNQAYMPFLGARHPEALGQPIDRVWHDVWSDIAPLVARAMAGETVHLENLHLVMTRNGYREDTYWTFSYSPLRDGDVVMGMLDVAYETTALLAAQQRDRVNAERVQLALSAGAIIGTWFWDLPTDRFTVDAAFARSFGLDPALGHSGIPLEQIIATVHPDDRDGLVAAIDEVIARGGAYAHQYRVRREDGNYYWIEANGRVDHAGDGTPSRFPGVLIDVDERRAVEAERDRAIAMLRALNDELERRVSERTSELLEAEEALRQSQKMEAVGQLTGGLAHDFNNLLAGISGSLELMAKRLAQGRNDDVERYMAAAQGATRRAAALTHRLLAFSRRQTLDPKPTNVNRLIAGLEELIRRTVGPSVELEVVGAPGLWPALVDPSQLENALLNLCINARDAMPAGGRITIEAANKWMDPEGARTHDLPEGQYLSLCVTDTGTGIAPEIREKVFEPFFTTKPMGEGTGLGLSMIYGFARQSGGQVRISSEVGEGTTICLYLPRHHIDGDIEDLPAQERALSRSEQGETVLVVDDEPTVRMLVTDVLRELGYTVIEAIDSVSGLEILESGVRIDLLVSDVGLPGGMNGRQMADAARQGRPELKVLFITGYAENTALGNGRLGPDMAVLTKPFTVELLAERVREMLAR
- a CDS encoding GlxA family transcriptional regulator, which codes for MPAAQPHRVEILAFADAQLLDVTGPAQVFATANDLTPAGMPKPYRITIVSQVPEIVTSSGIVLRSDGLPEGGVGPGTLIVSGGHGVNAACRDASLIGWLRRRAGASSRVASVCSGAFLLAEAGLLDGRRAVTHWQRCAEFAARFPAVLLDPDPIFVQDGPVWTSAGITAGIDLALAMVEADRSRALALAVARQLVVFLKRPGGQAQFSTALALQESDGTFERLHGWIAANLHRDLSLQALADEAGMSLRSFCRRYRASTGRTPAEGVEMIRIESARRHLEDGASVARATSRCGFGSTETMRRAFLRRLGVGPNAYRDRFHG